Below is a genomic region from Acinetobacter tibetensis.
AGTCCGCATTGGGCCATCCAGTTTATTATTACTAACCCGATGATGGCATTCTTTATCATGGGCGCGGTGGTGTTAACCGTAACGGGTGGTGAAGCTTTATATGCCGATATGGGACATTTTGGTCCTGTTCCCATCCGTTTGGCATGGTTTGTTGTGGTTTTACCTTGTTTATTGCTCAACTATGCAGGGCAAGGCGCATTATTACTGCGTGACCCAAATGCCATTGAAAACCCATTCTATTTATTGGTACCAGAATGGGCATTGTACCCAATGATTTTCTTGGCAACTATGGCAGCAGTTATTGCCTCTCAAGCGGTCATTTCAGGGGTGTTCTCCTTGGCACGCCAAGCCATTCAATTGGGTTATTTGCCACGTCTAAGCATTAAGCACACGTCGGATTCAGAACAAGGGCAGATTTATGTGCCTTTACTGAACTGGATTTTGCTCGCAGCGATTATTGTTTTAATTCTAATCTTCCAAACCAGTTCGCGTTTATCCCATGCTTACGGTTTGGCTGTGACCATGACCATGCTCTGCGATACCTTATTGATTGCCGTTTTCATACGTTACGCATGGAAATGGAGTAAGCCAAAACTCGCATTACTGATTACACCATTTTTATTGCTGGATTTGGTCTTGGTGAGTGCTACGTCACTAAAAGTTCTGTCAGGTGGTTGGGTGCCGTTATTGATTGGCGGAATTGCATTTATGTTGTTAATGACGTGGAAAGATGGTCGTGAACTGACTTTTTCCAAGCTGCAACAAGATACGCTTCCGCTCGATTTATTTGTGCAGAGTATTGGTGAACAGGCAAACTGGGTCGAAGGGGAAGCAGTCTTCCTCACTGGGACTCCAACGGTTGTGCCACATGCCATGTTACATAACATGAAGCACAATAAGGTCTTGCATCAAAAGAACATCATTTTGACGGTAAAAATTCAGGATGTACCTTATGTTACCGATCAAGATCGATTCCACGTGGAAATCATGAATCAGCATTTTTATCGCGTTGAATTGTTCTACGGCTTTAAAGATGAAATGAATATTCCAATGGCGTTGGAAGCGGTCTATCAAGCGATAGAACTCGAATATAACTTAATGCAAATCAGCTTCTTTGTTTCGCGTGAACGTATTATTAGTACTGTGGGTGATGGCTTGGCGCCGTGGCGTGAAAAGCTGTTTATTTCGATGCAGCGCAATACCAGTCCCGTCAGCGACTTTTACCAAATTCCACCGAATCGTGTGGTGGAATTGGGAAGTCAAATTGAAATCTGATCATTTCGCTCTTGCTTAAACATAAGCGCTAAAAAACCAAGGCATCGTCCTTGGTTTTTTTATGCGGATTGAAATGTTTTGCAGTAGCGTTAGTTATTGTGCGACTTTGGATTGAGCATCGGCAGGCATCTGTTCTGGATGGGCTTGTATTGGCTGTGCTTCAAGGTTTTGTTCTGATTCTGGCAGACTTGTGATTTCTGTATCTGGACTATTGATTGGCTGGCTCGCGGAAGAGCTTAATTGTGGTGCTGGGGGAATGGCTTGATTGGGTACAACTGCGGATGCATCCTCGAGACTATTCGGAGCTGCGCTCATACTGGATGCTGTAGGATGATTTTCGGTATTGACCAAACGTACTTGTCCAGATTGAATCAATTCCTGAATGGATCCTGGTTGTCCATTAATACTGGTGCTCACTTTGGCTTGTGACAAACTTTCTAGCGTTTCACCTGCCTGTACTGTGGGTTCTGCAAACGCACTGACGCTGCTGAAGCCGAGTAATAATCCAGAGGCTAAAACTGTTGCTGAAATTAAATTATGTGACGACATCATGGCTCCGTGATTTATTGTGACTGTTCGTTGTGCCATTACCTTGGCACATTCAAAATTGGGCTGACAATGGAATCTACCCAATTGCATCGATAAGCTACTTAAACACCTGATGAAATCAGACAATTTGTTACAACCTTCACTTGCTTGTCACGATTTTGTTGAATTGTTAAACGATCAGTCACATCTAGATATACTTCTACAGAAGGGCTTTGTTAAGCTCCTGCAAAATCAGTCGTTTGATAAAGTAATGGCCAGTAAAAAACGTAGTTCAAAGCAATCCTTTCCTTGGTTTTTTAATCAGCACAGTTCAAAAGTGGTGTTGGGAGTGGTTGCCGTAGGGAGTTTTGCCATTGCCTTTGGACAAGAGCGAATTAGCCAGTTTTTGTCTTTACCGAGTGCATCAAACTCGGCCTGTCTCGATCAGTTTTATCGAGATGTTCCTCCTTATTTAAACAAAGAAAGCTTACAAAAACAGAGCTATGCTTTGTGTTTTAACGGCTTTAATGTAATGTATTCTGGAGTGTCCAAAACGCCACTCTGGGTGGCAGAAGCCTTAACACCACAGCGGTTAAGTCAAAAAATTCCACGTGAAGACAGCTTCCATGAAGAGGAGCGGATTCCAGCGCAATATCGTGCGACTTTGTCAGATTATCGTGGTTCTGGCTATGACCGAGGTCATATGGCACCGAATGCCGACATGCCGAATAAAACTTCGCAGTTTGACAGTTTCTCTTTGGCGAATATGGTGCCGCAAGCACCTAAAAACAATCAGGAAGTGTGGCGTAAACTGGAAGAAGCGACACGTGCCATTGTGACCAAACATCAGACTGCTGTGTATGTGGTATCGGGCCCAACGTTTACCAGCAAAAAATTAAAAGTGATTGGACAAGGTGTTATGGTACCAACTGCCGTGTATAAGGCAGTTTATATTCCAAAAACGGGAGCCATTGGGGTGTATTACGCACCAAACAATAATTCGCAAGAAGTGAAAATTGTCAGTGTATGTTATTTGGAAGAACAAATAGGGGTCAATTTATTCCCGCAACTGACCGAAGAGCAAAAGCGTAATACCTATCAGTTGCCGCTGACCGCGACTGCGGTGAAAGCCAAACAAGAGATTGCCTATTCGCATTGGGATGCAGAAAGCCAGTGTGCAGAAGATATTTCTGCGGAAAAGATTAGTGCAGCCCAAAAAAGCTTTAGTTCTGGCAGCAGTAAATCCACCTCAAGTTCGACCCCTAGTCTGGATGCAGACACGCAAGATGCGATTGTGAAACAGTTGATTGAAGCGTTATTGCAGTATATGTTGCAATTGGTGAAGTAGAAAAATACCCATCTATTTGAAGTATTGGCTCTGAGGTGATTATGTTTAAACCTTTTGAAAATGACACAGAATCACATGCAATTCATGATTTAACCTTAGAAAATCAATTAGATCGGGTCAATATTTATGGCAATTTGCAAATAGGCAAAGATCAGGCAGGGTTAGCCGCAGCAAAAGCCTTGCAGGCCTATTTAAATGCGATTGTGGCAACACTGGAAGTAGAACCAGACTTACCAGAACAAATCATTCATGCTGCGACTCAGGACGTTGAAAACCCATTCTTATAAATACTCAAACCTGAGGGAAGCCAGTCGAGCGTTAGATCGACTGGCTTTTTTTTAAGAAGTCGTTTTACTTTGTGCAACAAATTTATAAATTAAACTGCCGATGACCGCGCCTGCAATTGGAGCAAGCCAGAATAACCATAATTGTCGCAATGCTTCCGTTTCTGCGAACAGGGCGACGCCTGTGCTGCGGGCCGGATTCACCGAGGTATTGGTGACAGGGATACTGATTAAGTGGATGAGCGTTAGCGCGAGACCGATGGCAATGGGTGCGAAACCTGCTGGCGCACGTTTATCAGTAGCCCCCATAATCACGATCAGGAAAAATGCCGTCAGTACCACTTCAATCATCAGTGCTGAAAGTAAGCCATATTTTCCAGGGGAAAGTTCGGCATAACCATTGCTGGCGAAAGCACCTGTCCCCATAAAACCAGTTTGTCCTTGTGCAATCAGGAACAGCACAAAAGCCGCCAAAATCGCGCCAATCACTTGAGCGGCAAGATAGGGCAACAGGTCTTTACCATCGAAGCGTTGACCCGCCCATAAGCCAATACTGACGGCGGGATTGAAATGTCCGCCAGAGATATGCCCAAAGGCATAAGCACCGGTTAAGACGGTTAAACCAAAGGCGAGGGCAACCCCCGCAAAACCGATACCAAGTTCAGGAAACGCTGCGGCAAAGATGGCACTACCACAGCCACCAAAGACCAACCAAAAGGTGCCGAGCAGTTCGGCGAGATATTTATTCATCTTCATCTCCAGTATTATTCGTTATGATGATTTTTTGTTCTAAAGCACGACAGTCTATCTTTAACGAAAAATATAAGATGACTCAATGTAAAAATGATTAAAAAGCATACTTATTTTTGTCAATTCTTATATGGATTGTAGATATTGTTTACGGAATTGTTGAGGCGTTTTTCCAGTCCAGAGTTTAAACGCACGTTGAAAAGCACTTTGCTCGGAATAACTCAAAAGTAGGGCAATCTCTTGTAAGCTGAGATGAGGGTCTTGTAAGTATTGCTCTGCGAGCATTTGGCGGACTTGTTGAGTACGTTGTTGATAATTACTGCCTTGAGCCTGTAAATAACGTTGCAGTTGTCGCACTGAAATATTGAGCTGTTGGGCAATCAGCTCAATTTGGTATTGGTTTTTCTGTAGACCCGTGAGGATGGCTTGTTGGAGACGTTGATCTAACTGGGTTGAATGTGGCAATTGCTTTAATAGTGCCTGTGCTTGCTGCATTAATAACTGCTGTAAGGTGTGGTCGCCTTGTTGCAAGGGTGTATTTAATTCGGCAACGGGGAGCAAGACCTGCGTAACAGGTTGAGAAAAGCGCACTTTACAATGGAAAAACTGTTCATATAGCCGACTATTTTTCGGAGCAGCATGACGGAAATGCACTTCATGCAGTTGAATAGGATGTGTCGTCATATTCTGATTTAAGAACTGCACCATCAAGGCAATCGCAATTTCGTCGGTGAGTTGCGTGGTCAGATGCTGTGGTAATTCACCCCAGCGAATGGCAAGGTAATCGGTAGATAGATCAATTTGCAGTGGACTACCATCATAAATCAGACGATGAAAATCATGATAACGGCTGAGGGCTTCGCCTAAAGTGTCACAGGCGAGGGCGAGATAAGCCAGAATGCCCAAATGTTTTGTTTGTACATAGGTTGAAATTTCTAAACCGAGAGCGGGATGAGGCACTTGTTGCTGTAATTCATTCAATAACTCATGCCAAATACGATAATCAAAGCGTTCGAGGTTTTGCACTTTCAGCAATTGAGGCTGAATGACAAGACCTTGAGCTTGACTATAGGCATACAGCAGGTGTCCCAGTCCACCATAGACGGAGCCTGTATAATCATTCAGAGTAAGCATCATGTATTTTTGTTGTCGTGATTTGTCAATATTAAGGGTGTAGATGGTCAATATTTATCACATTCAGTTTTCTATATTCAAGTTATGAATGGAGAAATAAATTATGTGGAAAGGATTTTTAGCAGGATTGGTCGTTGCAAATGGTTTTGAATGGGTGGCGCATAAATATCTGTTACATGGTACTCATCGTGCAGGTCAACCTCGTTATAGCCCAGTGCCTTTAAGCATGAAATCACATTGGGAGCATCATCGAGAGGTGCGCAAACAGCAATTTTATGATGATAGCTATGTGGAAGGTTTGCCACATTGGCGCACCAAAAATGAAGTGATGTCATTAGTGGTTGTTGCAGGGGTGAGCAGTGCCTTGTTTTATCCCATCTCAAAAGGGATGGCAGCCGCAGCGGTATATAGTGCCTGTAATTATTTTTACATCCATCGTCGAGCACATTTAGAACCTGAATGGGCCATGAAGAAAATACCGTGGCATTATGATCATCATATGAATGCCAATCAGGATGCCAACTGGTGTGTGACCAAGCCATGGTTTGATTATTTATTGGGAACACGGGTGATTTCGGCTGCGAATTTGCAAGAGCAGAATCCATTGGGTATTGCCTTGCCACAAGTGCTTGCGAAGCGATTGAATCAAGTGGCGCTACGTTATTTCCCTGCCAAATGGGTAGAGAAAAACAATATGGTGACTGGGTTAGCGTTAAAAACTGAGGCAAATGAAGCTGTGCAGCAGCAAGACGCTGTCGCAATGGTTCAATGATACTGGCAGCAATAATCCTGCTTGATGATGTTTAAAATCGTTTTATTGGTTGCTTGATTTGTTAGGAGCCGTTAATAGTCGTTTTTATTGCAGGATCGGCATATAAAAAAAGAGCGCTCCAGGCGCTCTTTTAGATCATTAAATACCTGCTTAAAGACGCATTTCAATGCCTTGCGCTGCCAAATATTGCTTCGCTTCAGGAATAGTATGCTGTCCAAAGTGGAAAATGGATGCTGCCAGTACGGCATCAGCACCACCTTTTAAGATGCCATCTGCCAAATGTTGCAATGTTCCTACACCACCAGAAGCGATGGTCGGAATAGTGACGCGGTCATTAATGGCACGCATCAGCCCAAGGTCATAACCTGCTTTGGTTCCATCGGCATCCATCGAAGTGATTAAAAGCTCACCCGCACCGAAGTTGGCCATTTTCACTGCCCATTCAATCGCATCAATGCCTGTTTCTTTACGACCGCCGTGGGTGAAAATTTCCCATTTGTTTTCTGCAGTTTTTTTCGCATCAATCGCAACTACAATACATTGTGCCCCAAAGCGTTGAGATGCTTCTTGGACAAACTCTGGGTTATAAATGGCTGCGGAGTTAATGCTCACTTTATCTGCGCCCGCATTTAATAATAAGCGAATATCTTCGACTTTACGGACACCACCACCGACTGTAAGCGGAACAAACACGCTTTCTGCCATACGTTCTACCGTACGGTAAGTGGTGTCGCGTCCATGATGTGTAGCAGTAATATCAAGGAAGGTAATTTCATCGGCACCTTGTTCGTTATAGCGACGGGCAACTTCAACAGGGTCACCTGCATCACGAATATCAAGGAACTGTACACCTTTCACCACACGACCGTTGTCGACGTCGAGACAAGGAATAATACGTTTAGCTAGCATAATTTTTTCCAATAATTACAGCCGATTATGAAACTCACCTACACAAGCGCTACACCTTGGTAGATTGAAAAGGTATTCTATCAAACTTATGTAAGATTTTTCGCAGGTTTTCTATGTCGGTTTATACCACTTTGACTTTAAAGGAAGTTCAGGACTTCGCAGCACCTTATGGATTAGAGGTGATTGACCTGATTCCCATTCAAGGAGGTATCCAAAATACAAACTATTTTCTGGTCTGTGAAGACCAAAGCCAATATGTATTAACCGTATTTGAAGAGATGGATGAACATGGTGCGGGTGAAATTGTGCCTGTATTGGAACATTTAGGACAGCAAGGTCTAGCTGTGCCTGTACCGTTAAAACATGCAGGACAAGCCATTCACTTTATTAAACAAAAGCCTGCCCAAATTGCACCGCGTTTAATGGGTAAACATCCGATGCCAGCTTCTGTGGCACAGGTGGAAGCGATTGCTGTAGCACAAGCCAAAATGCATGTGGCCTTGCAGGATTTTCCACTTGAACGTGCCCAGTACCGTAACCATCAATACTGGCGTCAGGTGTCACGCGAAATTAAACCCACGCTAAACGCGGCAGATACAGTGTTGTTGAATGAATTGCTCGGTTTGTATGATGCCATGACCGCGATTTATCCAGATCGACCAAAAGGCTTTATCCACTCAGATTTGTTCCGTGACAACACCTTATTTGAAGGGGAGCAACTCAAGGGCATTCTCGATTTTTATGAATTGAACAAAGATGAGTTGTTGTTTGACATCGCAATTACCCTGAATGACTTCTGTACTGAATATCCAGAGGTGCATTTAGATGAAGAAAAAGCCTTGGCCTTCCTCACCGCCTATCAAACGGTTCGTCCTCTTACTGAAGATGAGAAAGCCTGTTTGGAGCTTTATTTGGCGATGGCAGCAGGTCGTTTCTGGATGATGCGTTTGCAAGTGGCACAAAAAAATGCCGCTGAAGGACGCACGGGTGACGACATTTTGCAGAAAAATCCTTTAGAAATGCGTAATATGCTGATTGAACGCTTAAAATTTGTAAATGGTTAAACAAGGAAGATCACATGCGAGATCAGGGACGCTTGGTAGAATGGTTTGATGATAAAGGCTACGGCTTTATTCAACCCAATGAGACCAATAAAGAGCGGGTGTTCTTACATATTAAGGACTTCGCGCGACCTGGTCCGCGTCCAATTGTTGGCTGTGCCTTGGAATATATGGTCTTGTTGGATGGTCAGGGGCGCTTTCGCGCACAACAGGTCACGTATTTAAAAGCCTCACAAACAGGTCAGAAGCCCAAAGCCAAGCCGACTCCGCCACAAAAGCATTCCGTCATGCAATTGGCAGGTATGGCTTACTTTGTGGTTTTGGCCGTTTTAGTGATTGCGGGACTACTGAGTGGTTTAGTGTTGTTATTGATTTGCTTGATGAATGCAGCAAGTTATTGGTTCTATGCACAAGATAAAGAAGCCGCACAATTGGGTGGGCGTCGTGTGCCCGAACAAACACTGCATGTTTTGGCCTTCTTGGGTGGGTGGCCAGCGGCATGGTTAGCCCAACAAAAGTTGCGACATAAAACACAAAAACAACCTTTCAGGAAGGTGTATTTCTGTACTATAGCCTTAAATCTATTACTTATTTTATGGCTGATCTCTCCTCTAAATAGCTTGCCAATCTAGAGAGGGAGTTTTAACAATACGGGGAGAAAAATGAATAAACCCATTGATCAGGATCCTAATCGTAGCTTAACGCTGGTGTTATACGTCCTTTACATCATTGCGATTTTTACAGGTGGCTTATTGGCACTCATCGCCTTGATTATTAATTATGTCAAACTCAATGATGTTCGTGGCTCAATCTTCGAAAGCCACTTTATCTGGCAAATCCGAAGTTTCTGGTGGTATTTATTCTGGAACGTGATTGCATTTGTGCCGTTCTTTTTCTTATTCTTTACTGGAAATAACCCAGATTTGTTTGCTGGTGTTGCTTTGGGCAGTACCATCTTTTGTATTAGCGTGATTGCACTGTCATGGATTTGGATTGTCTATCGTGCTATTCGTGGAATTATCACTTTAAATGATAATCAACCTATTTAAAAAAACTTCTAGCAAATGATAAGTCGAGAGCTTTAGATTTGGTTTGCAGTGAGATGACATCTCAAATGAAAAGAGTGGCTTTTGCCACTCTTTTTTTTGCCCGATCCTGAGACCTAGTGCACCACTGCTTGGCAGTATTGTGCCCCAAGCTGGGATTTTTTGGGGCGTAAACTTTACATGATGGTTTTAAAGTTTAAAATTTTTAGTAAATAATTTACATTTTTCTATTAATAAATTTACGTTTTTAATAATTAAGAGTTACTTTTTTTATTTTAAGATTTAAATTTTTAATAATTGTAATTTACATTTTTAATAAATTAACTTTACATATATGTATATTTATTTAATTAAATAAGTAAGTTTAATTTATTTAAAAAATGATTAAGAATAAAACCGACCACGACGTCGACGTAAGCCCAAAACATGAATCGCGCGAACCAAAACCGCATATGAAACTGCATAGCCAAACTCTTGTTCAAAAAGCGGAACTAGGTCACTAATATTCTGAAATTTTGTTTTCTTAACAAACACTTGAAAGCTATCCCAATCCTTAATATGACTTGGTGCGCCACGCTTTTCACTCGGCTTGGGTGCAAGATCTCCGGTTTCTTCTTCAAGCTTGATCCAAGCATCAAGGGTGACACGGGAAATGTTGAATTGTTTGCATACCGCTACTTTGTAGTCGGTTATCTTGTAGGCTTGAATTGCAGCTTTACGTAGTTCAATAGAGTATCTAGGCATTAACTTGTCTCATTTTAAAATAAGATTTTTTATATTATATGGCATAGTTGTTGCAAAAAAATAATTAAGTTAAATAAAATATGTAAATGGCATTTAAATGAAAAGAACAGAAGTTTCTTTAAAATCGTTGTCCTTGTGGCAAGTCATTATGATTGGTGTAGCGTACATGACCCCTATGGTGGTATTCGATACTTTTGGTATCGTCTCGGAGGTGACCGAAGGTCGAGTGCCACTCGCCTATATTTTGGCGCTATTTGCGATGCTTTTAACTGCGTTTAGTTACGCACGTTTCAGTCGAATCAGTGAAGATTCGGGTTCAGCTTATAATTACACTGCCCAGTCATGCGGAGCAAAAGCAGGTTTCTTTGTGGGTTGGTGTTCATTGCTGGATTATATTTTGCTGCCTTTGGTGAATGCTTTACTGGCAGGCATTTATTTAGAAGCTGTGATTCCAAGTGTGCCGTATTGGGTTTGGGTCGCTTTGTTCACTGGCATCGTGACGCTGATTAACTGCTTCCGCATTAATTTCTTGGCAAATTTAAGTCTGCTTTTTGTATTGATGCCGCTGTTGCTCATGGTGGTGTTTATTTATTTGGTTATTCAGGGCGTGGGTTCAGAACAAGGTTATGCCCATGTATTGACCTTGGCTCCTTTATTTAACGGAGATACCACGGTTCTGCCTTTGATTGCAGGTGCATCTATTCTGTGTTTTTCATTTTTGGGTTTCGACGCCGTGACTACATTGGCACATGAAACCAAAGATCCGAAAAAGAATATTCCACGTGCGGTGTTGCTCACCACATTGGTGGGAGGTGCCATCTTCTTCACAGCTTCATGGTTTATTCAATTGTATTTCCCAAGCAATGTTCGCTTTAACAAGCCAGATGAAGCCTTGCCTGAAATCGTACTGTATGTCGGTGGAGCCTTATTTCAAGCAGTCTTCTTATGCGCTCAAATCATGAATACTTTTGCTTCAGGTTTGGCGACCCATGCCAGTGCTTCACGCTTAATTCATATCATGGCGAAGGATGGTATTTTCCCTAAAGCAACATTTGGGCAGTTACATACTAAATTAGGCACACCGTTGTATGCCGTATTGACCATTGGATTGATTTCACTGGCGGCCATTTTCCTAGAGTTGGCGACAGTGGTGAGCATGATTAGTTTTGGCGCTTTAATTGCCTTTACCGCAGTGAATTTCTCGGTCTTTGCAAAATTCTATTTGCGCGACAAACAAACACAAGGGTTGAAGAACAAATTTTTCAACCTGATTCTGCCGCTTTTATCGGTGACGGTCATGATTGGACTTTGGGTGAATCTAGAGCGTAATGCCTTGATGTTTGGATGTTCTTGGTTGGCTGTTGGTATCGCATTATTTATCTATAAAAGACTGAAAAGACAAAACATTGTGATTGAAAATGCCTATTAGGCCTGACATGAAAATAAAGTAAATGAGAGTGTGAATGACATGAAGATAAATAAACCAATATTTGAAAATGACGTGGAGTATAAGGCCAGTCATGCTTTACACAGTGGTAAAGAGTGGAATTGGCTTAATCCGAAGCGGGGCGAGTTTAGTCATCCTGCAAATTACTATGAAAGTTCATTAAAAGTATGGCATGAATTTGCGCCTTTAGATGCCGATATGGTCTGTGATGTTTTAGTTATTGGTGGGGGATTATTGGGAACATCCACAGCTTTGCATTTGGCAGAGCAAGGTGTAGACACTGTACTGGTCGAAAAAAACCGTATCGGCAGTGCTGCATCTGGACGTAATGGGGGACAACTGACTCCCGGTTTGGCACGTTGGGAAGCTGAAACCATGGTGGAGCACTTTAGTTTTGAAGATGCTAAAAGGTTATGGCATTTCACGTCCACAGAAGCCATGTCCTTAATTGACGGTATTTGTGACAAATATGAGTTGGAATTGCAACGCAAACGCGGTCACATTACGGCTGCGGTACATCCGGGGCATTTAGATGCTTTGCGCGCAGGAATGCAAGCACGTGAGTATTTGCAAGAAACCCATACGTCGCTCTTAAATCAGGATGAATTGCGTGAACATGTCGCTTCCGAACATTATTTCGGTGGTTTATTGGATCACCTCGGGGGGCATATTCATCCCTTAGCCTTGACTCGTGGTTTGGCGTATGGCTTTTGTCAAAATGGTGGCAAAATTTATGAGCAAACTGAAGTGCAATGCATACAAGAACGTGCCGATGGTATTTATGTCACCACCGCCAATGGGGTCATTAAAGCGCGGAAAAGTGTGGTCATGGCGGTACATCATGCGTCGTTTAAGTTACTAGAAGAAGACAAACAAACCACTATTCCGTTTTATACCTATGTGTGTACCACAGCGCCACTAGAGCTTGATTTAAAAGCATTGCTCCCGACGGATCTCCCTGTCTATGACACACAGTTCCAGATTGACTATTACCGTGGTGTATCAAAAAACCGCTTATTGTTTGGGGGAGAAGGCACAGGCTCATGTTGGGATGCACAGCAAACACATGATTATTTGTTAGGGCGTATTCAACATGTATTTCCGCAACTTAAACAGGTCGAGCTTGATTTTGTTTGGAGTGGAACCACCGATTTAACCGTGAATGGGGCTACTGACAGTCGTAAATTTGGCAATCAATTTCCGATTTACGCGGTACAGGGTTGGAGTGGGCATGGCGTCGCGCAAACGGTACGAATTGGGAAAGCCATTGCCGATGATTTCTTGGGGCTGTCAGATGATTTTGAAATGCTGACCAAAATTCAACACATGAATATTCCCATGGGGCGTGCATTGGCACCGATTGTAATTCCGATTGCGAAAAGTATGTATGGCATTGGCGCCATGATGAATCCAGGAAAAATGGTGTCATTCTAAATAGATCGCGTGATGATGAAGTCGATTGAGGGCAGCAGTCGACTTCATTCTTTTATGTCATTAGAGCTGCTCAATTTCTTTTTTGGCTTTCAAGCGTTTGGGTTTCCATTCACTGATGAGGATACCAAAAACCACCAATACACCGCCCAATAAAGCCAATGGTGCCAAGCGTTCACCTGCAAGGCGTCCAAAAAGTGCTGCCCAAACGGGTTCGCCTGCATAAATAATGGCCGCTTGCGATGGATCTACCGAACGTTGTGCCCAATTCATGACGTACTGAATCAAGGCACTGGCGAGACCCAAACCCATCGCGATACTGAGCAAAGGCCATGAAAAGCTGGGAATGCTATGTTCACCTACCAACGGCATTGAGGCAAAGGCCAGTAAAGAAGCCACCGCCAGTTGAATGACTGTTACCCGACCTAAATTTACTTTTGGGGCAAAATAACCAATCAGAATAATTTCCAATGCGATTCCAATTGCACCGAGTAAAGTCACCACCTGACCAAAATTTAAAGTAATTGCATGGAAACCATTCCCCGTCAATAAAACCAAGCCTATAAACGCACAAAATGCGCCAATCCAGATCATAAAATGTGGGGCTTTACGGAAAATTAACCACAACAATACAGGGACTAAAGGCACATACAATGCGGTTAAAAATGCCGATTCACTGCTACTAATGGTTTGTAAACCCACAGTTTGCGTACCATAACCGATGGTGAGCATACAGCCGATAATACAACCTGCGAATAAGTCTTGCGCGGTAATGTGTTTGAGTTGCCTAAAAGAGAGCAAACCAATAATGGTTGCTGCACAGGCAAAACGGCAACCCACAAAAAACATTGGTGAACTAAAATTAAGGGCATATTTCACGGTCAAAAATGTACCGCCCCAAATAAAAGTAATAAGTATCAGGGCAATCACAGGAGCATTGGAGCCAAAACGTGCATTGAACATAGCGATCATTGGAGTTGTGTGCAGTATATTGCACATAGCTTGTCATGCTTTTATTTTTTGTGCAATATATTGCTCAAATTTTTCTTGAAATG
It encodes:
- a CDS encoding potassium transporter Kup, with the translated sequence MQSSAKKAALPAITLAALGVVFGDIGTSPLYALKESFHAAHGLVINPENVLGILSIIFWTMTLVITIKYVAIVMRADNNGEGGIMALLALNLRNTNFSDRKKLLLIAIGFIGASLFFGDGIITPAISVLSAVEGLSIATDALDPYIVPIAISIVTALFVMQKYGTAFVGKFFGPLTLLWFFALGLLGISSIIQTPLVLGMFSPHWAIQFIITNPMMAFFIMGAVVLTVTGGEALYADMGHFGPVPIRLAWFVVVLPCLLLNYAGQGALLLRDPNAIENPFYLLVPEWALYPMIFLATMAAVIASQAVISGVFSLARQAIQLGYLPRLSIKHTSDSEQGQIYVPLLNWILLAAIIVLILIFQTSSRLSHAYGLAVTMTMLCDTLLIAVFIRYAWKWSKPKLALLITPFLLLDLVLVSATSLKVLSGGWVPLLIGGIAFMLLMTWKDGRELTFSKLQQDTLPLDLFVQSIGEQANWVEGEAVFLTGTPTVVPHAMLHNMKHNKVLHQKNIILTVKIQDVPYVTDQDRFHVEIMNQHFYRVELFYGFKDEMNIPMALEAVYQAIELEYNLMQISFFVSRERIISTVGDGLAPWREKLFISMQRNTSPVSDFYQIPPNRVVELGSQIEI
- a CDS encoding AraC family transcriptional regulator, yielding MLTLNDYTGSVYGGLGHLLYAYSQAQGLVIQPQLLKVQNLERFDYRIWHELLNELQQQVPHPALGLEISTYVQTKHLGILAYLALACDTLGEALSRYHDFHRLIYDGSPLQIDLSTDYLAIRWGELPQHLTTQLTDEIAIALMVQFLNQNMTTHPIQLHEVHFRHAAPKNSRLYEQFFHCKVRFSQPVTQVLLPVAELNTPLQQGDHTLQQLLMQQAQALLKQLPHSTQLDQRLQQAILTGLQKNQYQIELIAQQLNISVRQLQRYLQAQGSNYQQRTQQVRQMLAEQYLQDPHLSLQEIALLLSYSEQSAFQRAFKLWTGKTPQQFRKQYLQSI
- a CDS encoding sterol desaturase family protein, whose product is MWKGFLAGLVVANGFEWVAHKYLLHGTHRAGQPRYSPVPLSMKSHWEHHREVRKQQFYDDSYVEGLPHWRTKNEVMSLVVVAGVSSALFYPISKGMAAAAVYSACNYFYIHRRAHLEPEWAMKKIPWHYDHHMNANQDANWCVTKPWFDYLLGTRVISAANLQEQNPLGIALPQVLAKRLNQVALRYFPAKWVEKNNMVTGLALKTEANEAVQQQDAVAMVQ
- the hisF gene encoding imidazole glycerol phosphate synthase subunit HisF yields the protein MLAKRIIPCLDVDNGRVVKGVQFLDIRDAGDPVEVARRYNEQGADEITFLDITATHHGRDTTYRTVERMAESVFVPLTVGGGVRKVEDIRLLLNAGADKVSINSAAIYNPEFVQEASQRFGAQCIVVAIDAKKTAENKWEIFTHGGRKETGIDAIEWAVKMANFGAGELLITSMDADGTKAGYDLGLMRAINDRVTIPTIASGGVGTLQHLADGILKGGADAVLAASIFHFGQHTIPEAKQYLAAQGIEMRL
- the aqpZ gene encoding aquaporin Z codes for the protein MNKYLAELLGTFWLVFGGCGSAIFAAAFPELGIGFAGVALAFGLTVLTGAYAFGHISGGHFNPAVSIGLWAGQRFDGKDLLPYLAAQVIGAILAAFVLFLIAQGQTGFMGTGAFASNGYAELSPGKYGLLSALMIEVVLTAFFLIVIMGATDKRAPAGFAPIAIGLALTLIHLISIPVTNTSVNPARSTGVALFAETEALRQLWLFWLAPIAGAVIGSLIYKFVAQSKTTS
- a CDS encoding DNA/RNA non-specific endonuclease — translated: MASKKRSSKQSFPWFFNQHSSKVVLGVVAVGSFAIAFGQERISQFLSLPSASNSACLDQFYRDVPPYLNKESLQKQSYALCFNGFNVMYSGVSKTPLWVAEALTPQRLSQKIPREDSFHEEERIPAQYRATLSDYRGSGYDRGHMAPNADMPNKTSQFDSFSLANMVPQAPKNNQEVWRKLEEATRAIVTKHQTAVYVVSGPTFTSKKLKVIGQGVMVPTAVYKAVYIPKTGAIGVYYAPNNNSQEVKIVSVCYLEEQIGVNLFPQLTEEQKRNTYQLPLTATAVKAKQEIAYSHWDAESQCAEDISAEKISAAQKSFSSGSSKSTSSSTPSLDADTQDAIVKQLIEALLQYMLQLVK